Proteins found in one Sorghum bicolor cultivar BTx623 chromosome 1, Sorghum_bicolor_NCBIv3, whole genome shotgun sequence genomic segment:
- the LOC8081469 gene encoding ABC transporter B family member 20 — translation MVPAGLFGWASPHVQPLTPVSEVSEPPESPSPYGDGPVGDAGVGAREGEGAGGGEEEVEDDEVEPPPAAVSFWRLFEFADGVDWALMAVGALAAAAHGAALVVYLHYFGRALNLLDSERVGSSLYGRGDELLRRFKEHALYIVFIAAGVFVAGWIEVSCWILTGERQTAVIRSKYVQVLLNQDMSFFDTYGNNGDIVSQVLSDVLLIQSAISEKVGNYIHNMATFAGGLIVGLLNCWQIALLTLATGPLIVAAGGISNIFLHRLAENIQDAYAEAASIAEQAISYIRTLYAFTNETLAKYSYATSLQATLRYGILISLVQGIGLGFTYGLAICSCALQLWVGRHLIHRRKADGGEVVVALFSVILSGLGLNQAATNFYSFEQGRIAAYRLYEMISRSTSSTNQEGTTLPQVQGNIEFRNVYFSYLSRPEIPILSGFFLTVPARKTVALVGRNGSGKSSIIPLMERFYDPTLGEVLLDGENIKNLKVEWLRSQIGLVTQEPALLSLSIRENIAYGRSATFDQIEEAAKTAHAHGFISSLEKGYETQVGRAGIALTDEQKIKISIARAVLSNPSILLLDEVTGGLDFEAEKAVQEALDVLMLGRSTIIIARRLCLIKNADYIAVMEEGHLVEMGTHDELLNLDGLYAELLRCEEATKLPKRMPTKNSRERKSLQIEDTSVSQYFQESSSPKMAKSPSLQRTHGMLQFWRSDTNRNSHESPKDRSPPSEQTMDNGIPMVAIETERTPSIKRQDSFEMKLPDLPKVDVHPIQRQSSKNSEPDSPISPLLTSDPKNERSHSQTFSRPQSERDDTSSEHSELDEVQHQKPPSFWRLATLSIAEWPYALLGTIGAAIFGSFNPLLAYTIALIVSAYYQIEIRDMRHEVNRWCLFIVGMGVITVLVNWLQHFYFGIMGEKMTERIRRMMFSAMLRNEVGWFDKEENNADTLSMRLANDATFVRAAFSNRLSIFIQDTAAVSVALLIGMLLEWRVALIALATLPVLVISAIAQKLWLAGFSRGIQEMHRKASLVLEDAVRNIYTVVAFCAGDKIMELYRLHLGKILKQSLVQGLAIGFGFGLSQFLLFACNALLLWYTAISVDQQRLTIATGLKEYILFSFASFALVEPFGLAPYILKRRKSLTSVFEIIDREPKIDPDDTTGLKPPNVYGSIEFKNVDFSFPARPDILVLSNFNLKVSGGQTVAVVGVSGSGKSTVISLIERFYDPVSGQVLLDGRDLKSFNLRWLRSHMGLIQQDPVIFSTTIRENIIYARHNATEAEMKEAARIANAHHFISSLPHGYDTHVGMRGVDLTPGQKQRIAIARVVLKNAPILLLDEASSAIESESSRVVQEALDTLVMGNKTTILIAHRAAMMKHVDNIVVLNGGRIVEQGTHDSLMDQNGLYVRLMQPHFGKGLRQHRLM, via the exons ATGGTGCCGGCTGGGTTGTTCGGGTGGGCGTCGCCCCATGTACAGCCGCTCACACCCGTATCCGAGGTCTCCGAGCCTCCGGAGTCGCCGTCCCCGTATGGGGACGGGCCCGTGGGGGATGCCGGCGTGGGGGCGAGGGAGGGGGAAGGCGCTGGCGGCGGAGAGGAGGAAGTGGAGGACGACGAGGTCGAGCCGCCGCCCGCGGCGGTGTCGTTCTGGAGGCTTTTCGAGTTCGCCGATGGGGTCGATTGGGCCCTTATGGCTGTTGGGGcgcttgctgctgctgcgcatGGCGCCGCGCTCGTCGTGTACCTTCACTACTTCGGGAGGGCCCTGAATTTGCTCGACTCTGAGCGGGTTGGGTCGTCTCTCTATGGCCGTGGTGATGAGCTGCTCCGGCGGTTTAAGGAG CATGCCTTGTATATTGTCTTTATAGCTGCTGGTGTTTTCGTCGCAGGATGGATAG AGGTATCATGTTGGATTCTAACTGGGGAACGGCAAACTGCTGTCATCAGATCAAAATATGTTCAGGTTTTGCTAAATCAAGACATGAGTTTTTTTGATACATATGGTAACAAcggagatattgttagtcaaGTGCTCAGTGATGTATTGCTCATTCAGTCAGCTATAAGTGAGAAA GTTGGGAACTACATACATAATATGGCTACATTTGCTGGTGGTCTCATTGTTGGCCTTCTGAATTGTTGGCAAATAGCACTTCTAACTCTTGCCACTGGACCCTTGATTGTTGCAGCAGGAGGAATATCTAACATATTTCTTCATAGGCTGGCTGAAAACATTCAAGATGCATATGCTGAAGCGGCTAGCATTGCTGAACAG GCCATCTCATACATCAGGACACTGTATGCTTTTACAAATGAAACTCTTGCAAAGTACTCCTATGCTACCTCACTTCAAGCCACACTTAGATATGGAATTTTGATTAGCCTTGTCCAAGGGATTGGTCTTGGATTTACATATGGACTTGCCATTTGCTCTTGCGCTTTGCAACTTTGGGTTGGAAGACATCTGATCCATCGCAGAAAAGCTGATGGCGGTGAAGTTGTGGTTGCTTTATTCTCTGTAATTCTGAGCGGCCT TGGTTTGAATCAAGCAGCTACAAATTTTTATTCATTTGAGCAAGGGCGTATTGCTGCTTATAGACTATATGAGATGATTAGTCGTTCAACTTCCAGCACCAATCAAGAAGGGACAACCTTACCCCAGGTGCAGGGGAATATTGAATTTCGAAATGTGTACTTTAGCTACCTGTCTCGTCCTGAAATCCCAATATTAAGTGGTTTCTTCCTCACTGTACCGGCGAGAAAAACTGTGGCACTTGTTGGTAGAAATGGCTCGGGGAAAAGCAGTATAATTCCTCTGATGGAGAGATTCTATGACCCAACATTAG GTGAAGTTCTTTTGGATGGGGAAAACATAAAAAATTTGAAAGTAGAATGGTTAAGAAGCCAAATTGGTCTGGTGACACAAGAACCAGCCTTATTGAGTTTGAGCATTCGGGAAAATATTGCTTATGGAAGATCTGCTACCTTTGATCAGATAGAAGAGGCAGCAAAAACAGCTCATGCCCATGGGTTCATCAGTTCACTTGAAAAGGGGTATGAAACCCAG GTTGGTCGAGCTGGTATAGCACTCACTGATGAACAGAAGATCAAAATTTCTATTGCTCGTGCTGTGCTTTCGAATCCATCCATTCTGTTGCTTGATGAGGTCACGGGAGGACTTGATTTTGAAGCTGAAAAAGCTGTGCAAGAAGCATTAGATGTTCTCATGTTGGGAAGGTCAACCATTATAATTGCTAGACGTCTTTGCCTCATTAAAAATGCTGATTATATAGCTGTAATGGAGGAGGGTCATCTTGTTGAAATGGGGACACATGATGAACTTCTAAACTTGGATGGCCTTTATGCTGAGCTTTTAAGGTGTGAGGAAGCAACAAAACTTCCCAAAAG GATGCCTACCAAGAACAGCAGGGAGCGTAAGTCGCTCCAAATTGAGGACACATCAGTGAGCCAATATTTTCAAGAATCGTCCTCTCCTAAGATGGCAAAATCACCTTCACTACAAAGGACACATGGCATGCTTCAATTTTGGAGATCAGATACCAACAGAAACTCTCATGAGTCACCAAAGGATCGAAGTCCACCTTCAGAACAAACTATGGACAACGGGATACCTATGGTTGCAATTGAAACCGAAAGAACACCATCCATTAAGAGGCAGGATAGTTTTGAAATGAAATTACCTGATCTTCCTAAAGTTGATGTCCATCCTATACAGCGGCAGTCATCTAAGAATTCAGAACCAGACTCACCCATATCTCCTCTTTTGACTTCTGATCCTAAGAACGAGCGTTCACATTCACAAACTTTTAGCAGACCACAGAGTGAACGAGATGATACGAGTTCTGAACACAGTGAACTGGATGAGGTTCAGCACCAGAAACCTCCATCTTTTTGGCGTCTTGCAACACTTAGTATTGCTGAATGGCCTTATGCTCTTTTAGGTACAATTGGTGCTGCTATATTTGGCTCATTTAATCCACTGCTTGCTTACACAATAGCACTTATAGTGTCAGCATACTATCAAATAGAAATCCGTGATATGCGCCATGAAGTGAACAGATGGTGTTTATTCATAGTAGGCATGGGTGTTATTACAGTGCTGGTCAACTGGTTGCAACATTTCTATTTTGGAATAATGGGGGAGAAGATGACTGAGCGCATAAGAAGGATGATGTTCTCAG CAATGCTACGCAATGAAGTTGGATGGTTTGACAAAGAGGAGAACAATGCTGATACACTGTCCATGCGCCTCGCAAATGATGCTACATTTGTCCGTGCTGCCTTCAGTAACCGGCTTTCCATATTTATACAAGACACTGCTGCAGTATCTGTGGCTCTCCTTATTGGAATGTTGTTGGAATGGCGGGTGGCACTTATTGCCCTTGCAACTTTGCCAGTTCTTGTCATATCTGCTATTGCACAg AAATTGTGGCTTGCTGGCTTCTCAAGAGGAATTCAGGAAATGCATAGAAAGGCTTCGTTAGTGCTTGAAGATGCAGTCCGGAACATATACACTGTAGTAGCATTCTGTGCTGGGGATAAGATAATGGAACTCTACAGACTACATCTTGGCAAGATACTAAAACAAAGTCTTGTGCAAGGATTGGCTATAGGCTTTGGCTTTGGTCTCTCCCAGTTCCTTCTTTTTGCCTGCAATGCCCTGCTTCTTTGGTACACTGCTATTTCAGTTGACCAACAACGTCTGACAATAGCCACAGGACTAAAAGAGTACATTCTGTTTTCATTTGCATCATTCGCATTGGTGGAGCCATTTGGACTTGCACCTTACATTCTTAAAAGGAGGAAATCTCTTACATCAGTCTTTGAAATTATTGACCGTGAGCCAAAGATTGATCCTGATGATACCACTGGCTTGAAACCACCCAATGTCTATGGAAGCATTGAATTCAAGAATGTTGATTTCTCTTTTCCTGCTCGCCCTGACATTCTTGTGCTGAGTAATTTTAATCTTAAAGTGAGTGGTGGGCAAACAGTTGCAGTGGTTGGGGTTTCAGGATCAGGGAAAAGCACTGTTATTTCTTTGATCGAGAGATTCTATGACCCAGTTTCTGGTCAAGTCCTACTGGATGGTCGAGATCTGAAATCATTTAACCTTAGATGGTTGCGTAGCCACATGGGCCTGATTCAGCAAGATCCAGTTATTTTCTCAACAACAATAAGAGAAAATATTATTTATGCAAGGCACAATGCAACAGAGGCTGAGATGAAGGAAGCTGCAAGGATAGCAAATGCTCATCATTTCATCAGCAGCTTGCCACATGGATATGACACTCATGTCGGAATGAGAGGGGTTGATCTAACACCTGGGCAAAAGCAACGGATTGCCATTGCTAGGGTGGTTTTGAAGAATGCACCTATATTGTTGTTGGATGAGGCCAGCTCTGCAATTGAGTCCGAATCAAGTAGAGTGGTACAGGAAGCTCTCGACACTCTAGTTATGGGTAACAAGACAACAATTCTCATTGCGCACAGGGCAGCAATGATGAAGCATGTGGATAACATTGTTGTCCTAAATGGTGGTAGGATAGTTGAGCAGGGCACACATGACTCTCTGATGGACCAGAACGGTCTATATGTTAGATTGATGCAACCCCATTTTGGCAAGGGTCTTCGCCAGCATCGGCTAATGTAA